The Saliniramus fredricksonii genome segment CCATATTCTCCTCGACAGCCCGGATCTGCTCCTCGTTGGCAAAGATCTTGAGATCACCCGCATGGGTGAAATCCACCTGCGTGGTGAACAGGGTCGCCGAGGCGATCCGGTCGTCACCCTTGGCGGCCATATAGGCCAGCGCCACCGAGAGCAGCGTGCCGCCGACGCAATAGCCGATGGCCGAGACCTGTCGCTCGCCGGTAATCGTCTCCACCTGTTCGAGCGCGGCGAAGATGCCCTCGCGCATGTAATCGGCAAAGCCCTTGTCGCGGTGGCGCTCGTCCGGATTGACCCAGGAGATGCAGAACACCGTCAGCCCCTGCGCGACCGCCCAGCGGATAAAGCTCTTGTCCGGGTTGAGATCGAGGATGTAGTACTTGTTGATCCAGGGCGGCACGATCAGGAGCGGGCGCGCGAGCACCTTCTCCGTGGTCGGCGTGTACTGGATCAGCTCGATCAGATCGTTGCGAAACACCACCTTTCCAGGGGTGTTGGCCATGTTCTCACCGACCTTGAACTTGCTGGCATCGGTCTGGCGAATCTTCAACTCGCCGTGGCCGGCCTCGATATCTTCCGCGAGCATCTTCATGCCACGCGCCAGATTGGCGCCGCTTTCGTTGAAGGTCTCGCGGATGACTTCCGGGTTGGTGGTGAGGAAATTCGAGGGCGAGAGCGCTCCGGCGAGTTGTTTCACGTAGAAACGTGCTTTCTGGCGGGTCTCGTCGTCGATATCGTCCGCCTCGTCGACCATGTCCTCGGCCCAGCGCGAGGTGGCGAGATAGGCTTGTTTGAGCATGTCGAAATAGGCGTTGGTCGACCAGTCCTCATCCTTGAAGCGCCCGTCCTTCGGATCGGCGGTGATTGCAGGCGCGACCTCCTCGCCCTGCATGCGGCGCAGCGAATTCGCCCAGATATCCATGAAGGAGAGCCCGAGGCGGCTTTGTGCCTCGACCGCCTTCTGCGGGTCGACGAGCCATTTCTCTGTGACCTGGACGAGCGTCTTGACCATGTCGCTCATCTCGTCTGCGGCGCCGACATGGCCGCGCCGTTCCTCCAGCGGCTTGAGATAGGCCGCCGTTGCCTTGCCGGCTTCCTCGTAGAACCGGGCCATGTTGCGTGTCAGCGCTTCGAGGTCGGGGGAGGCAACTGCTTGCTCGTGTGCGGCTTGCGAGCCATCTGCGGACGTCGTCTTGCGCCCGGAATCGGATTTCGCCGCTGATGCGGCCTGATCGGTACGCCTGGAGGTCGGCGCCGGGGGCGGCGTCGGATCGTTCACGGGACGTGGTGCCTTTGCGGCGACTTGTGCCGTGTCGCCGTTTGCCGTGTCGCTGAGAGATTTGTCGGCGGCCTTGCCGGGAGATTGCGCTTCTGCGCCCGGTTTGCGCGTAGCAGGGGCAGCGGGCGCCGTTCTGGCCGGTGTCCGTGTCGATGGCCGTGCGGATGACGTTTCTGCAGATGCCGTCTTTGCCGATTTCGCTGCGGGCTTCGTTCTGGGCTTCGTTGTGGGCTTGGCCGCCTTGTTCTGCGCTGCCGTCTTGCTTGCCGTTTTTGCCGATCCCGTCCCGGTTTTTGCGGTGGAAGCAGGCGGAGCGGATTTTGCCGCTTTTGCAGGCGGTGCGGCGCCATTGGCGGGTTCGTGACCCGCCGCGCCCGATATGGGCTTGCTCCGGCTCGATCGGGATTTTCCGACGTCACGGGCAGGTGCCGGGCTGTCGCTTCTGGTCGTCCGGTTGTCGGCCACGGTGCTCACTCCCCTTCCCCAGGCAGCTTTATCCTCAAAAAGGATCCGCCATTCTTTCGACATCGTAACCTGTGCGCTATGCTGTCGGCTAGACCCGGTAAAGGCGTAGTTCAGGATTACGTGTCATTCCGCTTTCGGTTCCCGGCTCGACGGAGGGTAGTGCTATGCCGGGAGGGCGCTGCCTGATCCCGTCCCGACCGGGCATCATGCATCATGTTGAGGATTACGCGACGATGACATCCGGCCCGAGCCGTCACACCCGGCCTGACAGGCCCAGGCAATCCGGGCGGATATGCCATGCCGCTGCAGCGCTCGCATGCGCCCTGGTTCTCGGCGGCTGTGCGGGGGATCTGAATCCCGTGCGTGATGTCTTCGTGGCAACCGGGGTCGGCGAGGCGGAGCGCGAGGCGCCCGAATTCATCGCCGGAACCCGTCCGGGTGAATTCGCCTATGCCCCGATCCGGTCGATCGACCGGGTGACGAATGAGCCGCGGACCGAGGAAGAGCTCGTCGAGATGGAAGACGATCTTCGCCGCCTGCAGGAGAGCCAGGCCGCGCGCGCCGCACAGACCCGCCGCATGACCCTGCTGCCTGATCCCGAGCCCGTCATCGTCGAGCCGCTGCCCGATTTCGATCCGGCGATCGAACCCGCACGT includes the following:
- a CDS encoding PHA/PHB synthase family protein, with the protein product MARFYEEAGKATAAYLKPLEERRGHVGAADEMSDMVKTLVQVTEKWLVDPQKAVEAQSRLGLSFMDIWANSLRRMQGEEVAPAITADPKDGRFKDEDWSTNAYFDMLKQAYLATSRWAEDMVDEADDIDDETRQKARFYVKQLAGALSPSNFLTTNPEVIRETFNESGANLARGMKMLAEDIEAGHGELKIRQTDASKFKVGENMANTPGKVVFRNDLIELIQYTPTTEKVLARPLLIVPPWINKYYILDLNPDKSFIRWAVAQGLTVFCISWVNPDERHRDKGFADYMREGIFAALEQVETITGERQVSAIGYCVGGTLLSVALAYMAAKGDDRIASATLFTTQVDFTHAGDLKIFANEEQIRAVEENMEARGYLDGGRMAAAFNMLRPNDLIWPYIVNNYLKGKDPFAFDLLYWNSDSTRMPAANHSYYLRNCYLENNLSQGRAELEGVRLDLSKVTIPIYNLATREDHIAPARSVFVGSACFGGPVEYVLAGSGHIAGVVNPPAKPKYQHWTNGPPVGTLEDWIAGATEHPGTWWPHWFEWVREKDPREVPAREPGGGKVEPICDAPGTYVLMRA